The Methylomarinum sp. Ch1-1 genome contains the following window.
CCTTTGGCAACAAACCAAGCCTCGCCTCTCCCAACCGAAGAAACCCAAAACCCAGTCCCCCCCTTTGAAAAAGGGGGGTTAGGGGGGATTAAACAAAACCATAGCCCGACCAACGACCAGCCTAAAAATGAAGATTCGATTGATAAATACACTGGATGGGAATAGATAATGGCGGAGGTGAAATTGCCGAAAAGTTGGATAGTTTCTGATTTGAACAGTATTTTGCTGTGCATCGTTGGTGGCGGTACACCAAGCAAATCAAACCTAAGTTACTATCAGGGAAATATTCCTTGGATGAGTGTTAAGGATATGAATAAAAATATCCTTGTGGATACAATTGATCATATCAGTCAAGAAGCCGTTGATAACAGTAGCACGAATGTAATTCCAGCAGGTACGCCAATAATTGCAACGCGTATGAGCCTTGGGAAAATTGTTATGGCTAAGTTTGATTCGGCTATTAACCAAGATCTAAAGGCATTATTTCCTTCAGCGAGTACATCTAGTGATTACTTGGTTTATTGGTATCGTTCAATTACTAGGCAAATCGAACAATTAGGTACAGGTACGACTGTTAAAGGCATCAGGCTTGAGAATATTAAGGCATTGGAATTTCCGGTAGCTCCTCTCGCCGAACAAAAAGTCATCGCCGACAAACTCGACATCCTGCTGGCGCAGGTGGAAAGCAGCAAAGCCCGCCTCGAACGCATCCCTAAAATCCTCAAACGCTTCCGTCAATCCGTCCTCGCTGATGCGGTGAGCGGAAAGTTGACGGAGGAGTGGAGAGAGGCGCAAAATCACTACCCCAATCTCGTTGACGAATTACACCGAGTAGCAGACAGTGTCGTTGCAAATGCCCCAACAAATGCACAGAAAATAAAACTGTCGAAAGTTTACTCTGAAATAGAGAAACCAATTTTACTTACTGTTAATGTACCTAAGAACTGGATAATTTGTAATCTAGCAAAACTTTGCGAACCTTTTAGCTATGGTACTTCTGCTAAGTCAAAATCGGATGGTGAAATTCCTGTTCTGAGAATGGGTAATTTGCAAAATGGGCAGCTTGATTGGAGTAATCTTGTTTATACGTCTGATAAGCAAGAAATTGAAAAATATAAGCTGTCCAGTGGTGATGTGCTTTTCAATCGTACAAATAGCCCGGAGCTAGTTGGTAAAACAGCAATATATAAAGGTGAAAGAAAAGCTATTTATGCAGGTTACTTGATAAAGGCTCGTTGCTTAGAGCTACTTTTACCTGATTATCTAAACTATGCTCTGAATAGTTTTTATGGTAAAGACTATTGTCGACAAGTTAAATCTGATGGGGTTAGCCAATCAAATATCAATGCTCAAAAACTTGGTGCATTTGTATTGCCATTACCATCAACCGAAGAACAAACCGAAATCGTCAACCGTGTCGAACAATTATTCGCCTACGCCGACACCATAGAACAACAAGTGCAAAACGC
Protein-coding sequences here:
- a CDS encoding restriction endonuclease subunit S, giving the protein MAEVKLPKSWIVSDLNSILLCIVGGGTPSKSNLSYYQGNIPWMSVKDMNKNILVDTIDHISQEAVDNSSTNVIPAGTPIIATRMSLGKIVMAKFDSAINQDLKALFPSASTSSDYLVYWYRSITRQIEQLGTGTTVKGIRLENIKALEFPVAPLAEQKVIADKLDILLAQVESSKARLERIPKILKRFRQSVLADAVSGKLTEEWREAQNHYPNLVDELHRVADSVVANAPTNAQKIKLSKVYSEIEKPILLTVNVPKNWIICNLAKLCEPFSYGTSAKSKSDGEIPVLRMGNLQNGQLDWSNLVYTSDKQEIEKYKLSSGDVLFNRTNSPELVGKTAIYKGERKAIYAGYLIKARCLELLLPDYLNYALNSFYGKDYCRQVKSDGVSQSNINAQKLGAFVLPLPSTEEQTEIVNRVEQLFAYADTIEQQVQNALMRVNKLSQSILAKAFRGELTEQWRQENPDLISGDNSAEALLAKIKAEREAMQPTKKKTRARKVTA